A DNA window from Castanea sativa cultivar Marrone di Chiusa Pesio chromosome 7, ASM4071231v1 contains the following coding sequences:
- the LOC142644447 gene encoding aquaporin PIP2-7-like: MWKAAITELVATALIVFTLTTTIISCLDSHAVEPKLLVPLAVFIIAFVFLMVTIPLSGGHMSPAFTFIAALRGLVTLARAAIYVLAQCVGSIIGFIILKNVMDHKTVQNHSLGGCTIDGNGATSALSPEIALTLEFVCTCLVLFLGVTLGFDKKRCKELGIAMVCVVLAGSMALAVFVSITVTGRAGYAGVGLNPARCLAPALLQGGRLWDGHWVFWVGPFFACIVYYCFSLNLPKEEEEYDILRLAGACFGKNDNPTILQGRV; encoded by the coding sequence ATGTGGAAGGCAGCTATCACAGAGTTAGTAGCAACGGCCTTAATTGTATTCACCCTCACCACAACCATAATCTCATGCTTGGACTCACATGCGGTTGAACCAAAGCTTCTTGTCCCACTAGCTGTCTTCATTATAGCCTTCGTATTCCTCATGGTTACAATTCCATTATCTGGAGGCCACATGAGCCCAGCGTTTACATTCATAGCTGCCCTTAGGGGTCTTGTAACTCTTGCTCGTGCAGCCATCTATGTCTTGGCTCAATGTGTTGGCTCAATAATTGGTTTTATTATACTGAAAAATGTGATGGACCATAAAACAGTGCAAAATCATTCCTTAGGTGGTTGCACCATTGATGGCAATGGAGCAACATCTGCACTTAGCCCTGAAATTGCATTGACCTTAGAATTCGTTTGCACATGTTTGGTACTCTTTCTTGGTGTGACATTGGGATTTGACAAAAAAAGGTGCAAGGAACTTGGCATAGCAATGGTGTGTGTTGTGCTAGCAGGGTCTATGGCCCTAGCAGTGTTTGTGTCAATCACAGTTACCGGGAGGGCTGGCTATGCAGGTGTGGGTCTGAACCCTGCAAGATGCTTGGCTCCAGCATTGTTGCAAGGAGGCAGATTGTGGGATGGCCATTGGGTTTTCTGGGTTGGGCCCTTTTTCGCTTGCATTGTTTATTATTGTTTCTCTTTGAACTTACCcaaggaagaggaagagtaTGATATTTTAAGGTTAGCTGGGGCTTGTTTCGGGAAAAATGATAATCCCACTATTCTTCAAGGAAGAGTTTAG